Proteins encoded within one genomic window of Candidatus Binataceae bacterium:
- a CDS encoding Mur ligase family protein, which yields MPDTESEARLARIPAALRHVHLIGVAGTAMAALAGMLVERGFRVSGSDNQFYEPTASLLRTSRVELKAGFGASNLAPAPDLVVVGNVIPRVNPEAQSLLASTIPYLSMPEALWHFFLKDKKVLMVAGTHGKTTSTAMMAHVLASAGRDPSMLVGGVALDFNSNYRLGGGPYFVIEGDEYDTAFFDKGPKFLHYRAAGTILTAVEFDHADIYRDLDHVKASFRALTNQADHHRTFAVCADFPHALDAVKGSRAHSITFGLNRGQFRATEIRVGAEGAHFDVVSEGETVARAMHLPIGGRMNVANALGVFVLLREFGLSVDEIARGLKSFTSVARRQQVLGEAAGVTVVDDFAHHPTAIRVTLQAIRERFPGRRLLAAFEPRSNTARRNVFQREFGDAFAGASRVYLGPVYFKDSDPIPPTERLDTAALVAAVAAHGAATFACTSNDEILERMLADCSGGDIAIFMSNGPFDGLKNRFLEALRERGTS from the coding sequence GTGCCTGACACGGAGAGCGAAGCGCGTCTGGCGCGCATTCCTGCGGCCCTGCGCCATGTGCATCTCATCGGCGTGGCCGGAACGGCGATGGCGGCGCTGGCGGGGATGCTGGTGGAGCGCGGATTCCGAGTCAGCGGATCCGACAATCAATTCTATGAGCCGACCGCATCATTGCTGCGCACCTCGCGCGTCGAGTTGAAGGCCGGATTTGGCGCCAGCAATCTTGCCCCCGCACCGGACCTGGTGGTGGTCGGCAACGTCATTCCGCGGGTGAATCCGGAGGCGCAGTCATTGCTGGCATCGACCATCCCGTACCTCTCGATGCCGGAAGCGCTCTGGCACTTCTTCCTCAAGGACAAAAAAGTCCTGATGGTTGCCGGTACCCACGGCAAGACCACCTCGACCGCAATGATGGCGCACGTGCTCGCTAGTGCAGGCCGCGACCCGTCGATGCTAGTCGGCGGGGTGGCGCTGGATTTCAACTCCAACTACCGGTTGGGTGGGGGGCCGTATTTCGTAATCGAGGGTGACGAATACGACACTGCATTTTTTGACAAGGGCCCCAAGTTTCTCCACTATCGCGCCGCCGGCACCATACTCACGGCGGTCGAGTTCGACCATGCCGACATCTATCGCGACTTGGACCATGTGAAAGCGAGCTTTCGCGCGCTGACGAATCAAGCCGACCACCATCGCACCTTCGCGGTATGCGCGGATTTTCCGCACGCACTCGACGCAGTCAAAGGATCGCGCGCTCACTCGATAACCTTCGGCCTCAACCGCGGGCAATTCCGCGCCACCGAAATTCGAGTTGGCGCGGAGGGGGCACATTTTGACGTGGTCAGCGAGGGCGAGACGGTCGCGCGCGCGATGCACCTGCCCATTGGCGGCAGGATGAATGTTGCCAATGCGCTGGGGGTCTTCGTGTTGCTCCGCGAATTCGGGCTCTCGGTGGACGAAATCGCGCGCGGACTGAAGTCATTCACGAGCGTCGCGCGCCGCCAGCAGGTGCTTGGCGAGGCGGCCGGGGTGACCGTGGTGGACGATTTCGCCCATCATCCGACCGCGATTCGAGTGACGCTGCAGGCAATCCGCGAACGCTTTCCGGGGCGGAGGTTGCTCGCAGCATTCGAGCCCCGCTCAAACACCGCGCGGCGCAACGTGTTTCAAAGGGAATTCGGCGACGCTTTCGCGGGTGCATCGCGCGTCTATCTCGGCCCAGTCTATTTCAAGGACAGCGACCCGATTCCACCGACTGAGCGGCTCGATACCGCGGCGCTGGTAGCCGCGGTCGCCGCGCACGGCGCAGCGACCTTCGCGTGTACATCGAACGATGAGATTCTGGAGCGGATGCTCGCCGATTGCTCTGGCGGCGACATCGCCATCTTCATGTCCAACGGTCCGTTCGACGGCTTGAAAAACCGTTTTTTGGAAGCGTTGCGTGAACGCGGCACTTCCTAG
- a CDS encoding serine hydrolase encodes MGWREVERAFNEAVEAGVIPGATVVVRVGRDIGFQGAFGFRSLVPTRTPMKVDTVFDLSSLTKALATSVAAMVLTRDGKLRLGDRVTRFFHNFGVHGKSGVTFRHLLAHCSGLAAWRPFHERIAAIEKGGKVNFMASQGAKEFTYEEIHRERPEAPPATKAIYSDLNFMLLGETIENVATLALNRFCRDKIFRPLELRSTDFIDMALVRSHRLERVTDMFAPTEICPSRGRLLVGEVDDENAYAMGGVAGHAGLFAPVHEVDRIAAHLIACWAGRSDFIPQAIMREFWTRDTAVADSTWALGWDTPSPQASSSGRHFSPAAVGHLGFTGTSLWIEPAREIAVSLMTNRVHPRRDNQAIRQFRPRIHDLIMEAIDGA; translated from the coding sequence GTGGGATGGCGTGAAGTAGAGCGGGCCTTTAACGAGGCGGTCGAGGCTGGAGTCATCCCCGGCGCCACCGTCGTAGTTCGAGTTGGGCGCGATATCGGGTTCCAAGGCGCTTTCGGCTTCCGCTCACTAGTCCCGACCCGCACGCCGATGAAGGTCGACACCGTGTTCGACCTGTCTTCGCTTACCAAGGCGCTCGCCACTTCGGTCGCGGCCATGGTGCTGACGCGGGATGGCAAGTTACGCCTGGGCGACCGCGTGACGCGCTTTTTTCACAATTTCGGCGTCCACGGAAAGTCCGGCGTGACCTTCCGCCATCTGCTCGCGCACTGCTCGGGACTGGCCGCCTGGCGGCCGTTCCACGAGCGGATAGCGGCCATCGAAAAGGGCGGCAAGGTCAATTTCATGGCCAGCCAGGGCGCCAAGGAATTCACTTACGAGGAAATTCACCGCGAGCGTCCCGAAGCACCGCCCGCCACCAAAGCAATCTATTCGGACCTCAACTTCATGCTCCTGGGAGAGACGATCGAAAACGTCGCCACACTTGCGCTCAATCGTTTCTGCCGCGACAAGATTTTTCGCCCGCTCGAACTCCGCTCCACCGATTTCATCGATATGGCCCTGGTGCGCTCGCACAGGCTGGAGCGGGTGACCGACATGTTCGCGCCGACGGAAATCTGCCCCTCGCGCGGACGTCTGCTGGTGGGTGAAGTGGACGACGAGAATGCCTACGCGATGGGCGGAGTCGCGGGACACGCGGGTCTGTTCGCTCCGGTGCACGAAGTCGACCGCATAGCCGCTCACCTGATCGCGTGCTGGGCGGGTCGCTCGGATTTTATCCCGCAGGCGATCATGCGCGAATTCTGGACCCGCGATACCGCCGTTGCGGATTCGACTTGGGCCTTGGGATGGGACACGCCTTCGCCGCAGGCCTCCAGCTCGGGGCGCCATTTCTCACCCGCCGCGGTTGGCCACCTCGGCTTCACCGGCACTTCACTCTGGATAGAGCCCGCGCGCGAGATTGCCGTCTCGCTGATGACGAACCGCGTTCACCCCCGCCGCGACAACCAGGCGATCAGGCAGTTTCGCCCAAGGATTCACGACTTGATAATGGAAGCTATCGACGGTGCCTGA